From one Alphaproteobacteria bacterium genomic stretch:
- a CDS encoding response regulator, whose amino-acid sequence MMEIIAKLIESCAVVVVAGIFLTLVGQRFQTSAIRNGIVVGVIFGAIGIVSLLTAVEVGAGYRIDARDVAVALSVPVGGTVGVAITAAILSLSRFYLGGAGMLEGIFTLCLVAVGSAVFWTNAQKHREKRLFLKDILVLASITAASPVIASLIVSAFALEAPDFSVLKLSVPTNFAGTMLWGVVMARDAERRWVLAAFGKREEQLRSVANYVSDAPRGLDHLVHALATQLQALANNVPGILFQLYLDEKASPRFRYVSKGANRLLGISPEKLVERADIISTLVSPEALRKILESIRDSAADFTPWTNEAEFVLHDGRSLWLRIAAEPRYDSDDRLVWDGSMFDITQEKRNEQMKNEFISTVNHELRTPLTSIRGSLGLVAAGTAGELPDKAAALIKIALSNSERLVGLINDILDIEKIEAGRMTFDLERQPITPLIEQAIEACKGYLVDYGVTIAFADHEGGMEATVDGRRMHQVLVNLMSNAIKFSPKTGTVEIRLERKGDCIRIVVSDNGPGIDETFRDRVFKKFEQADASDSREKGGTGLGLSIVKALVEGMNGDVSFETEVGVGTSFYVDLPAIGSSDRQTIDAAPGRPRVLICEDEMDIAQIISLSLQEYGFASDIALNMEAAKAFLSETDYDAMTLDVRLAGESGITLLNDVRRLKSGANLPVIVISVIADEARQQINGSAIGIVDWLEKPIDLHRLKETVKRMREGNYQRKPSVLHVEDNEDVLDVVAASLGDDLAFSCARTVSEARTKLSNAYFDVIILDLDLPDEPGESLLDCVPPETAVIIFSAMDVDEKLARKVQAAMTKTRTSELSIASMVRGLVALNRNAINADQNAEGAHQ is encoded by the coding sequence ATGATGGAAATTATCGCTAAGCTTATCGAGAGCTGTGCTGTTGTCGTTGTCGCCGGGATATTCCTGACGCTCGTTGGCCAACGGTTTCAGACATCGGCCATTCGAAACGGCATCGTGGTTGGGGTCATCTTTGGCGCAATCGGCATTGTCAGCCTGTTGACGGCGGTGGAAGTCGGGGCGGGATACCGCATCGATGCCCGCGACGTGGCCGTCGCCCTTTCAGTGCCGGTTGGAGGCACAGTCGGCGTTGCCATTACTGCGGCTATTCTGTCTCTATCACGCTTTTATCTCGGCGGTGCTGGAATGCTGGAGGGAATTTTCACCCTTTGTCTGGTTGCAGTCGGTTCCGCGGTGTTCTGGACCAACGCGCAAAAACACCGGGAAAAACGGCTTTTTCTCAAGGACATTCTGGTTCTAGCCAGCATCACTGCCGCCTCTCCCGTTATCGCCTCCCTAATTGTGTCCGCCTTCGCGCTGGAAGCGCCGGATTTCTCCGTGCTCAAACTGTCCGTGCCGACAAATTTTGCCGGGACGATGCTTTGGGGCGTGGTGATGGCGCGGGACGCCGAACGGAGATGGGTCCTCGCCGCCTTTGGCAAACGGGAGGAACAACTCCGGTCCGTAGCCAACTACGTCTCCGATGCGCCGCGGGGTTTGGATCATCTGGTCCATGCCCTGGCGACCCAACTCCAGGCTTTGGCCAACAACGTGCCGGGCATCCTGTTCCAACTCTACCTGGATGAGAAAGCAAGCCCGCGATTTCGCTATGTCTCCAAAGGGGCCAACCGGTTGCTGGGGATCTCGCCGGAGAAGCTGGTCGAAAGAGCGGATATCATATCCACCTTGGTGTCTCCCGAAGCGTTGCGGAAAATCCTGGAATCGATCCGGGATTCGGCCGCCGATTTCACGCCCTGGACCAACGAAGCGGAGTTCGTGCTGCACGACGGGCGATCCCTTTGGCTCCGCATTGCCGCCGAACCGCGATATGACTCGGACGACCGTCTGGTTTGGGACGGCTCCATGTTCGACATCACCCAGGAAAAGCGCAACGAGCAGATGAAGAATGAGTTCATCTCGACCGTCAATCATGAGTTGCGCACCCCATTGACGTCCATCCGAGGTTCATTGGGGCTGGTTGCCGCCGGGACGGCCGGTGAATTGCCGGACAAGGCAGCCGCTCTGATCAAAATCGCCCTTTCCAACAGCGAGCGGCTGGTCGGCTTGATCAACGACATCCTCGACATTGAAAAGATCGAAGCCGGTCGCATGACCTTCGACCTGGAGCGGCAGCCCATTACCCCGTTGATCGAACAGGCCATTGAAGCCTGCAAGGGCTATTTGGTCGACTACGGCGTCACAATCGCATTCGCCGATCACGAAGGGGGGATGGAAGCCACGGTGGACGGTCGCCGGATGCACCAGGTGCTGGTCAACCTGATGTCGAATGCCATCAAATTTTCGCCGAAGACCGGAACCGTGGAAATCCGCCTCGAACGCAAGGGGGATTGCATACGGATCGTCGTCAGCGACAACGGCCCCGGTATCGACGAGACGTTCAGGGACAGGGTCTTCAAGAAGTTTGAACAGGCGGATGCTTCCGATTCCCGCGAAAAGGGCGGCACGGGCCTCGGCCTCAGCATTGTCAAGGCACTCGTGGAAGGGATGAACGGTGATGTCTCGTTCGAAACGGAAGTCGGGGTCGGCACCAGTTTCTACGTGGATCTCCCTGCGATTGGCTCGTCGGACCGGCAAACCATAGACGCTGCGCCCGGGCGACCGCGCGTCCTGATTTGCGAAGATGAAATGGATATCGCCCAGATCATTTCCCTGTCACTCCAAGAATACGGGTTCGCCAGTGACATCGCTCTCAACATGGAGGCTGCAAAGGCCTTCCTTTCAGAGACCGACTACGATGCCATGACCTTGGATGTTCGCTTGGCGGGGGAATCGGGCATCACATTGCTCAATGACGTCAGACGCCTCAAATCCGGGGCAAACTTGCCCGTCATCGTCATTTCCGTCATCGCGGACGAGGCACGGCAACAGATCAACGGCTCGGCGATCGGAATCGTAGACTGGTTAGAAAAGCCGATCGATCTTCATCGGCTGAAGGAGACGGTGAAGCGTATGCGGGAAGGCAACTATCAGCGCAAACCATCGGTTCTGCATGTCGAAGACAACGAAGATGTCCTCGATGTCGTTGCGGCGAGCCTGGGCGACGATCTTGCATTCTCGTGCGCGCGGACTGTTTCCGAAGCCAGAACCAAGCTTTCCAATGCGTATTTCGATGTCATTATCCTGGATCTGGACTTGCCGGACGAACCGGGCGAATCGCTGCTGGATTGTGTCCCCCCCGAGACGGCCGTCATCATTTTCTCGGCAATGGATGTGGACGAAAAACTGGCCCGAAAGGTTCAGGCAGCCATGACAAAAACCCGAACCTCCGAACTATCGATTGCGTCTATGGTGCGTGGGCTCGTGGCCTTGAATCGAAACGCGATCAATGCCGACCAAAACGCGGAAGGCGCACACCAATGA
- a CDS encoding ABC transporter permease: MLRFTLRRLLMAILVAITVSVIAFFLVRVSGDVAIALAGEEASAEDIAEIRKAYGLDRPIIVQYADWLGKAVQGDFGQSLFFPETVWELVATRLPTTLRLAASGLVLSLLIGIPFGVLAALRPNSWIDRLSMTIAVAGQAIPTFWMGLMLMVVFGLTLGWTPISGDDSWQNFILPAVTLGYYSTPPIMRLTRSGMLEVLSADYIRTAYAKGLGPMRVLFKHALRNAVIPVVALASVQFGHMLSGAIVIESVFAMQGIGYLAWESILRKDIAVIQTILLVVCMFYVFLTVISDLLNAWLDPRIRVS; encoded by the coding sequence TTGCTGAGGTTTACCCTGCGTCGCCTGCTGATGGCGATCCTCGTGGCGATCACCGTCTCCGTCATCGCCTTCTTCCTGGTGCGCGTTTCCGGCGATGTCGCCATCGCGCTGGCGGGTGAGGAGGCCAGTGCGGAAGACATTGCGGAAATCCGCAAGGCCTACGGCCTGGACCGGCCGATCATCGTGCAATACGCGGACTGGCTCGGCAAGGCGGTGCAGGGGGATTTCGGCCAGTCGCTGTTCTTCCCGGAAACGGTGTGGGAGTTGGTGGCCACGCGCCTGCCGACCACCTTGCGGCTGGCCGCCTCCGGCCTGGTGCTCTCGTTGCTGATCGGCATTCCGTTCGGGGTGCTGGCGGCGTTGCGGCCGAATTCCTGGATCGACCGGCTGTCGATGACCATCGCCGTTGCCGGCCAGGCCATCCCGACGTTCTGGATGGGCCTCATGCTGATGGTGGTGTTCGGCCTGACGCTGGGCTGGACGCCGATCAGCGGCGACGATTCCTGGCAGAATTTCATCCTGCCGGCGGTGACGCTCGGCTATTATTCGACGCCGCCGATCATGCGGCTCACGCGCTCCGGCATGCTGGAAGTGCTGTCGGCGGACTATATCCGCACCGCCTATGCCAAGGGGCTCGGCCCGATGCGGGTGCTGTTCAAGCATGCGCTGCGCAACGCGGTCATCCCGGTGGTGGCGCTGGCCTCGGTGCAGTTCGGACACATGCTCTCGGGCGCCATCGTCATCGAGTCGGTGTTCGCGATGCAGGGCATCGGGTATCTGGCCTGGGAGTCGATCCTGCGCAAGGACATCGCCGTGATCCAGACCATCCTGCTGGTGGTGTGCATGTTCTACGTGTTCCTGACCGTCATTTCCGACCTGCTGAACGCGTGGCTCGACCCGCGCATTCGCGTATCCTGA
- the yaiO gene encoding YaiO family outer membrane beta-barrel protein, producing the protein MTHRLLRSCAAVILFGVAAVIAGAAQGQSVSQLYREGVEARQARDFSKAVALLQQARALDPENADVLVQLGFAQLGRGDPIAAHHAFSDALELAPDYLDANYGIALVRFRQRRFAEARAIMQRLTEAAPERRDFAALFGGIKKAMANARAVRSKPNRPPAVKPRVAALPDRMEQARRQKEDGDLAGAEATYRRALALAPENFDVLYALGLVSAQQQKYEDARHFYHAALAVVPGSIAPRLGLVRLAIWQNDLAAAREQIDQLKADAPDNVEVALVEARIAFLEGDLVRAEAGYAAILARWPKNVPALVGLGDARRQRQDEDGAREAYGRALAAAPGSQAIQHRLVQPAPRRWQIRLNTEGSNLTNGRGSWTDSVTTLSWQWAPETTVSVRSRLATRYGRTDVEPGIRVDHRHGQYLSAFAETSGTPDADFLPRFKLGGGVGIRVAKPFGPLGPLYLHAEVAFEHYGNSNIWTAKPGLQLYGLDQRLAVSMRWIRSEDDRGATSDGYLLRADAVVTDRLRGFAGYADAPEISLGRLEEVQTVFGGVAAEISQDLTVQASFAHEQRRAFNRDSVGVGLTIRF; encoded by the coding sequence ATGACCCACCGGCTCCTTCGGTCATGCGCTGCGGTCATATTGTTTGGCGTTGCAGCGGTGATCGCAGGCGCGGCCCAAGGACAGAGCGTCAGCCAATTGTATCGCGAGGGCGTTGAGGCGCGGCAGGCAAGGGACTTCTCCAAGGCGGTCGCCCTCTTGCAGCAGGCGCGCGCGCTGGATCCTGAAAATGCCGATGTCCTCGTCCAACTCGGCTTTGCGCAGTTGGGACGCGGGGATCCGATCGCCGCGCATCATGCGTTCTCGGACGCCCTCGAACTGGCGCCCGACTATCTGGATGCGAATTATGGCATTGCGCTGGTTAGGTTCCGGCAACGTCGCTTTGCGGAGGCGCGGGCGATCATGCAGCGATTGACCGAGGCCGCGCCCGAACGCCGGGATTTTGCCGCCTTGTTCGGTGGAATCAAGAAGGCGATGGCAAACGCGCGCGCCGTCCGCTCGAAACCCAACCGGCCACCGGCGGTCAAGCCGCGCGTCGCGGCCCTGCCCGATCGCATGGAGCAGGCGCGCCGGCAAAAGGAAGACGGCGATCTTGCGGGAGCAGAGGCGACATACCGGCGAGCGCTGGCCCTGGCTCCGGAGAATTTCGACGTGCTGTACGCCCTGGGCTTGGTGAGCGCGCAGCAGCAGAAATACGAAGACGCTCGGCATTTCTATCATGCGGCCTTGGCGGTTGTGCCGGGCTCGATTGCGCCCCGCCTCGGCCTGGTGCGATTGGCAATCTGGCAGAACGATCTCGCTGCGGCTCGCGAGCAGATTGACCAACTGAAAGCCGATGCGCCGGATAATGTCGAAGTCGCCTTGGTCGAAGCGCGTATCGCCTTTCTGGAAGGCGACCTTGTGCGGGCGGAGGCCGGGTATGCCGCCATCCTCGCCCGCTGGCCAAAGAACGTGCCGGCTCTCGTCGGACTGGGCGATGCGCGACGGCAACGGCAGGATGAAGACGGCGCACGCGAGGCGTATGGACGGGCTTTGGCCGCAGCACCCGGTTCCCAAGCGATTCAACACCGTCTGGTGCAGCCCGCGCCGCGTCGATGGCAAATCCGCCTCAACACCGAGGGCAGCAATCTAACCAATGGCAGGGGAAGTTGGACCGACAGTGTCACGACATTGTCCTGGCAATGGGCGCCGGAAACGACGGTATCCGTACGTTCGCGCCTGGCAACCCGGTATGGCCGGACGGACGTCGAGCCCGGGATTCGGGTCGATCATCGCCACGGGCAGTACCTCTCGGCATTCGCCGAAACGAGCGGCACCCCCGACGCGGATTTTCTGCCGCGCTTTAAACTGGGCGGCGGCGTCGGTATCCGCGTCGCCAAACCCTTCGGCCCGCTGGGCCCACTATACCTGCATGCAGAGGTCGCCTTCGAGCATTACGGAAACTCCAACATCTGGACGGCGAAACCGGGACTCCAACTCTATGGTCTGGATCAACGTCTGGCCGTCAGCATGCGCTGGATCCGTTCCGAGGATGACCGCGGCGCAACCTCCGACGGCTACCTTCTCCGCGCCGACGCGGTGGTAACCGATCGGCTGCGCGGTTTTGCGGGATACGCGGACGCGCCGGAAATCTCCTTGGGTCGGTTGGAGGAGGTGCAGACGGTCTTTGGCGGCGTCGCAGCGGAGATCAGCCAAGACCTGACGGTGCAGGCCAGCTTCGCCCACGAACAGCGGCGCGCCTTCAACCGTGATTCGGTCGGCGTCGGCCTCACGATCAGGTTCTAG
- a CDS encoding Hpt domain-containing protein: MAKVSVTEDIFESLRVRFRARVRTDLATLEAMTALHPQSEADGKPLAGIVHSLSGSSGTLGFCELGERAARLEELLIASPPGDADEIREGFDDLLAEMRRIAG, from the coding sequence ATGGCGAAGGTCAGCGTGACAGAAGATATTTTTGAGAGCTTGCGGGTCCGTTTTCGCGCTCGCGTCCGAACTGATTTGGCGACGCTGGAAGCCATGACCGCGTTGCACCCGCAATCGGAGGCGGATGGCAAGCCTCTCGCCGGCATCGTCCATTCGCTTTCGGGATCGTCCGGCACGCTGGGCTTCTGTGAACTGGGAGAGCGTGCGGCCCGACTGGAGGAGCTTCTGATTGCGAGCCCTCCGGGAGATGCTGACGAGATCCGAGAGGGATTTGACGACCTGCTCGCAGAGATGCGGCGGATCGCCGGCTAG
- a CDS encoding ABC transporter substrate-binding protein yields the protein MRMRLWKTAMLAVAGIGVAGAAQAGKDDDTLTWVTTYEPPTYNYYDQTLREGTILSRHIWDSLYWRDLDTGEYVPHLATKIEYADPKTIDITLRQGVTFHNGEKFDADDVVFTINMVNDPDNKMANRNPVRWISSVEKTGEYSVRLHLDKVFAPAIEYLSTSIVMYPDQYYQKVGKDGYGRAPVGTGPYKAASVEPGKRLVLEKNEKYFGGGKGQPHIGTVVMRFIPETNTQIAELLAGNADLIWRLSKEQGEKLGRMPNVDVVAGETMRVGYLQFDAAGKSGDTPVTNQKVRQAISYAIDREAIVKNLMGAGTVQDLACYPSQFGCESPDAPRYAYDPAKAKALLTEAGYPDGFSIDFYGYRDRPVAEAMMGFLSKVGIKANLQWMKYSALRDKVRNDEVPFDFMTWGSGSVNDIANITAYFFDGRSDDTALDPQVKALLDAGGATIDPAERKKNYAEALRIIAEQAYWLPLWSYAYFYGMNPELDFQPTPDEIVHLYRAKWK from the coding sequence ATGCGAATGAGGCTATGGAAGACGGCAATGCTGGCAGTGGCCGGCATCGGAGTGGCTGGGGCGGCCCAGGCCGGCAAGGACGACGACACGCTCACCTGGGTCACGACCTACGAGCCGCCGACCTACAATTACTATGACCAGACCCTGCGCGAGGGGACTATTCTCTCCCGGCATATCTGGGACAGCCTCTACTGGCGCGATCTGGATACCGGGGAATATGTGCCGCATCTGGCCACCAAGATCGAATATGCCGACCCCAAGACCATCGATATCACGCTGCGCCAGGGGGTGACCTTCCACAACGGCGAGAAGTTCGACGCCGATGACGTGGTCTTCACCATCAACATGGTGAACGATCCCGACAACAAGATGGCGAACCGCAACCCGGTGCGATGGATTTCCAGCGTCGAAAAGACCGGCGAATACAGCGTCCGCCTGCATCTGGACAAGGTGTTTGCGCCGGCGATCGAATATCTCTCGACCTCCATCGTGATGTATCCGGACCAGTATTACCAGAAGGTCGGCAAGGACGGCTACGGCCGCGCGCCGGTCGGCACCGGCCCCTACAAGGCCGCTTCCGTTGAGCCGGGCAAGCGGCTGGTGCTGGAGAAGAACGAGAAGTATTTCGGCGGTGGCAAGGGCCAGCCGCATATCGGCACCGTGGTGATGCGGTTCATCCCGGAAACCAACACCCAGATCGCCGAGCTTCTGGCCGGCAACGCCGACCTGATCTGGCGCCTGTCCAAGGAGCAGGGTGAGAAACTGGGCCGTATGCCGAACGTGGATGTGGTCGCGGGCGAGACCATGCGCGTCGGCTATCTGCAATTCGACGCCGCCGGCAAATCCGGCGACACGCCGGTGACGAACCAGAAGGTGCGGCAGGCGATCAGCTATGCCATCGACCGCGAGGCCATCGTCAAGAATCTGATGGGTGCCGGCACCGTGCAGGACCTGGCCTGCTATCCGAGCCAGTTCGGCTGCGAGTCGCCGGATGCGCCGCGCTACGCCTATGACCCGGCCAAGGCCAAGGCATTGCTGACGGAAGCGGGCTATCCCGACGGTTTCAGCATCGACTTCTACGGTTATCGTGACCGGCCGGTGGCCGAGGCGATGATGGGCTTCCTCAGCAAGGTCGGCATCAAGGCGAACCTGCAATGGATGAAGTACTCGGCTCTGCGCGACAAGGTGCGCAATGACGAGGTGCCGTTCGACTTCATGACCTGGGGTTCCGGCTCGGTCAACGATATCGCCAACATCACCGCCTACTTCTTCGACGGTCGGTCCGACGACACCGCGCTGGACCCGCAGGTCAAGGCGTTGTTGGACGCCGGCGGCGCCACCATCGACCCGGCCGAGCGCAAGAAGAATTATGCGGAAGCGCTGCGGATCATCGCCGAGCAGGCTTATTGGCTGCCGCTGTGGAGCTATGCCTATTTTTATGGCATGAACCCGGAACTTGACTTCCAGCCGACCCCGGACGAGATCGTCCATCTCTACCGGGCGAAGTGGAAATAG
- a CDS encoding HEAT repeat domain-containing protein, with protein sequence MLTAVWTLSLVLIAASLLAAIALVLRRMITDRRAKTTNAVRKQLLTALVWFSNDGNTAKLLTALRHAPPHIVADAITEFLALVRGDDRETIIAALHRFGLPEFLARVLKKGSQPRRFHAAELLAAFPAHVAIPHLQEALDADPSQDVRLAAAMALADLQALPPLSLIMARLGRGEQYSWRLNDLFRRLPTERADELERIAMAEDAPDLVRSAAIDALVPIRGMYAREQFEALAAAPSPTVAGAAIRALGYVGDSNSSEVLAHAMGSSNWDVRADAAEAAGRLGDTALLNRLAGLLNDPVWAVRYAAAKAMRRAGARGDRLLQEAATCGPPRSQRTASLVLAEGASQ encoded by the coding sequence ATGCTGACGGCTGTGTGGACCCTCTCGCTCGTGCTCATCGCGGCGTCTTTGCTGGCCGCCATAGCGCTCGTTTTGCGGCGCATGATCACCGATCGCCGAGCCAAGACGACGAACGCCGTGCGAAAGCAATTGCTCACGGCACTGGTGTGGTTCAGCAATGACGGCAACACGGCAAAGCTGCTGACCGCGCTCCGACACGCGCCACCGCACATCGTTGCCGATGCGATCACCGAATTCCTGGCGCTGGTTCGGGGGGACGACCGCGAGACGATCATCGCGGCGCTGCATCGGTTCGGGCTGCCGGAGTTTCTGGCCCGGGTCCTGAAAAAGGGGAGCCAGCCGCGCCGGTTTCACGCAGCAGAATTGCTCGCCGCCTTTCCGGCTCATGTCGCCATTCCCCACCTGCAAGAAGCGCTGGATGCCGATCCATCGCAGGACGTGCGGTTGGCGGCCGCCATGGCCCTGGCAGACTTACAAGCCTTGCCTCCGCTTTCATTGATCATGGCCAGGCTCGGCAGGGGCGAACAGTATTCCTGGCGCCTCAACGATCTGTTCCGCCGCCTTCCCACCGAACGCGCCGACGAGCTGGAGAGGATTGCCATGGCAGAAGATGCACCGGACCTCGTTCGAAGCGCGGCGATCGACGCCTTGGTTCCCATCCGTGGCATGTATGCGCGGGAACAGTTCGAAGCCTTGGCGGCCGCGCCGTCGCCAACGGTGGCCGGGGCCGCGATCCGGGCGTTGGGGTATGTCGGCGATTCCAACTCGTCCGAGGTTCTGGCGCACGCCATGGGCAGTTCGAACTGGGACGTCCGGGCGGACGCCGCCGAGGCAGCCGGGCGGCTTGGCGATACCGCCCTGCTGAACCGGTTAGCCGGCCTGCTGAACGACCCGGTCTGGGCCGTGCGCTATGCGGCCGCCAAAGCCATGCGGCGGGCCGGAGCGCGAGGAGACCGGCTGCTACAGGAGGCGGCGACATGTGGGCCTCCTCGAAGCCAGCGCACGGCTTCTCTCGTTCTGGCAGAGGGAGCGAGCCAATGA
- a CDS encoding glycosyltransferase family 2 protein produces MSGGWSESIVLVSTILAWVIIGSGVAQNAVYLLQLLISGFTFIRRPPGARSHLLWHRYSEVAPPIAVIVPCYNEAMNAVESVHSLLALHYPDFEVIVVNDGSKDETLQCLVEGFDLVPYHRPFEEALAHMPIRGIYSSPRNERLVVVDKENGGKADAQNAGINISRAPVFCVIDGDSILEPDALMRAAKPFIDDPERVIAVGGTIRIANGSLVEDGRVKEVRLPTQILPLFQIIEYLRVFLVARLAWSRFNTLMLVSGAFGMFRRADVVAVGGFTKGSLGEDLDLVIKLHRYMIDSGRKYRIEFVPEPVCWTEAPSTLGLLARQRSRWQRGALEVFFRYRSMVLNPRYGRVGVLGFGNMLVMDVIGPFAELLGYFLMPTFWILGILSFNFILAFTALIFTYGVVISICSLILEETGLRRFRRPRDLVILTVMAVLENFGYRQINNYWRLKGCWQYWRGDTGWGEMTRTGFSTQKTGK; encoded by the coding sequence ATGAGCGGCGGTTGGAGCGAAAGCATTGTCCTGGTATCGACGATCCTGGCGTGGGTGATCATTGGCTCCGGCGTGGCGCAAAACGCCGTCTACCTGCTCCAACTCCTGATTTCCGGCTTCACCTTCATCCGACGGCCGCCCGGTGCCCGGTCGCATCTGCTCTGGCATCGCTACAGCGAGGTCGCGCCGCCGATTGCAGTGATCGTTCCTTGTTACAACGAGGCCATGAATGCGGTGGAAAGCGTCCATTCTTTGCTCGCGCTGCATTACCCGGACTTCGAGGTCATCGTCGTCAACGACGGATCCAAGGACGAGACGTTGCAGTGTCTTGTCGAGGGGTTCGATCTCGTTCCCTACCATCGCCCCTTCGAGGAAGCGCTCGCACACATGCCAATCCGCGGTATCTACTCCTCTCCGCGCAACGAGCGTCTCGTGGTGGTCGACAAGGAGAACGGCGGCAAAGCGGATGCGCAGAACGCCGGTATCAATATCAGCCGGGCGCCGGTGTTCTGCGTGATCGACGGCGATTCCATCCTGGAGCCGGATGCCCTGATGCGCGCCGCCAAACCCTTTATCGACGATCCCGAACGGGTGATTGCCGTCGGTGGCACCATCCGCATCGCGAACGGATCGCTCGTAGAAGACGGTCGCGTGAAGGAGGTGCGTTTGCCCACGCAAATCCTGCCATTGTTTCAGATTATTGAATACCTGAGGGTGTTTCTGGTGGCGCGCCTGGCCTGGAGCCGCTTCAACACCCTCATGCTCGTCTCGGGCGCGTTCGGCATGTTCCGCCGGGCCGACGTGGTGGCGGTTGGCGGGTTTACCAAGGGGTCGTTAGGCGAGGATCTCGATCTGGTCATTAAATTGCACCGCTACATGATCGATTCCGGCCGGAAGTACCGGATTGAATTCGTTCCGGAACCGGTCTGCTGGACGGAAGCCCCGTCGACACTCGGCCTCCTGGCGCGGCAGCGGTCCCGCTGGCAGCGAGGGGCATTGGAGGTGTTCTTTCGCTACCGGTCCATGGTGTTGAACCCTCGATACGGCCGCGTGGGCGTGTTGGGATTTGGCAACATGCTGGTGATGGACGTGATCGGGCCGTTCGCAGAATTGCTCGGCTACTTTCTGATGCCGACGTTTTGGATCCTGGGGATTCTCTCGTTCAACTTTATTCTGGCCTTTACGGCCCTGATTTTCACATATGGCGTCGTAATCAGCATATGTTCTTTGATCCTGGAAGAAACGGGATTGCGGCGCTTCCGGCGGCCGCGGGACCTGGTCATTCTGACCGTCATGGCCGTGTTGGAGAATTTCGGTTATCGTCAGATCAACAACTATTGGCGCCTCAAAGGGTGCTGGCAGTATTGGCGCGGCGATACCGGTTGGGGAGAGATGACCCGCACCGGATTTTCAACGCAGAAGACCGGCAAGTGA
- a CDS encoding response regulator transcription factor, protein MESGLKVLVCDDDPLLVELMEMRLGAKGYAVVTATDGIEALQIAQVAHPALIVLDAMMPRADGFEVLSRLKADPNLSTIPVMMLTARKAEKDIVSALDKGAEDYLIKPFIPDELIARIGRLLKRRNGEGR, encoded by the coding sequence ATGGAGTCCGGGCTCAAGGTCTTGGTTTGCGATGATGACCCACTGCTCGTTGAACTGATGGAAATGCGCCTGGGGGCCAAAGGCTACGCCGTGGTTACCGCCACCGACGGCATCGAAGCGCTCCAGATAGCGCAGGTGGCCCACCCGGCGTTGATTGTGCTGGACGCGATGATGCCACGTGCGGACGGCTTCGAAGTGCTGTCGCGACTGAAAGCCGACCCGAACCTCTCAACGATCCCGGTGATGATGCTGACGGCGCGAAAAGCCGAAAAGGATATTGTTTCCGCCCTGGATAAGGGCGCCGAGGACTATCTCATCAAGCCCTTCATCCCGGACGAATTGATCGCCCGGATCGGCCGGCTGCTGAAACGCCGCAACGGCGAAGGTCGATGA
- a CDS encoding response regulator, translating to MSELRLLYVDDDPDIREVASLSLSLDQDIVVQTCACGADALVVAAEWQPRIILLDVMMPEMDGPRTLSLLRANERTADIPVIFITARAQTHEIGRFLALGAIGVIVKPFDPMTLAAEVRGYIDRVDIK from the coding sequence ATGAGCGAACTGCGTCTGCTATACGTTGACGACGATCCGGATATCCGCGAGGTCGCCTCCCTTTCGTTGTCACTGGACCAGGACATCGTAGTCCAAACCTGCGCCTGCGGTGCCGATGCGCTGGTCGTCGCGGCCGAATGGCAGCCGCGAATCATCTTGCTAGATGTGATGATGCCGGAAATGGACGGCCCCAGGACCCTTTCGCTATTGCGCGCCAATGAAAGGACCGCCGACATACCGGTGATTTTCATCACCGCCCGGGCTCAAACCCATGAGATTGGTCGGTTCCTGGCTCTCGGGGCGATTGGCGTCATCGTCAAGCCGTTCGACCCCATGACCTTGGCGGCCGAGGTTCGCGGCTACATTGATCGCGTTGATATAAAGTAA